A single region of the Gracilibacillus caseinilyticus genome encodes:
- a CDS encoding amino acid permease has translation MKNSTNQITWWQLVFTGLGCTIGTGFFLGSGIGLQLTGPSIVFSFLIATACTYIVFHCLASMSAADPQAGSFCYYAEKAFGKWAGFSCGWNYWISSILIMGSQLIGLALLTKEWFPKIELWIFAAGYAVLAIAVILLGTRGFDRIEDILAVIKTAAIVIFIILAIFVIAGGFSEVNSTVAIPAENWFSNGMIGFWSSLIYALYAFGGIEVIGLMTIRLKKQEDAPKTGQVMLGILAVLYPLSLLLAVWLLPVSQFRIDESPFVTVLSAYVWSIFPTLFNGAIIIAGFSTLTAALFGVVTLLVTMAEDSDAPRLFAKKAKAFKQLPLPSLLLATVGLVASVITALLLPDRIYEYITTAAGIMLLGNWTFIILSAWRLLPKTNITKKGIYFVGLLFICLAVTGTLLDQSIRPGFWICLLFSALIVITTVFIQKKWNKQENRA, from the coding sequence ATGAAGAATTCAACGAATCAAATTACATGGTGGCAACTAGTATTTACAGGACTGGGCTGTACAATAGGAACTGGTTTCTTTCTCGGATCAGGTATCGGGTTGCAATTAACAGGACCATCGATTGTGTTCTCTTTTCTTATTGCAACCGCTTGTACATATATCGTCTTTCATTGTTTAGCATCGATGTCAGCAGCAGACCCGCAAGCTGGATCCTTTTGTTATTATGCGGAAAAAGCCTTCGGTAAATGGGCTGGCTTCAGTTGTGGTTGGAATTATTGGATATCCAGTATTTTAATAATGGGAAGCCAATTGATTGGGCTAGCGCTATTAACGAAAGAATGGTTTCCCAAGATAGAGTTATGGATATTTGCTGCCGGTTATGCTGTGTTAGCAATTGCCGTTATTCTTCTTGGCACAAGGGGTTTTGATCGCATAGAAGATATACTGGCAGTAATAAAAACAGCCGCAATCGTGATCTTTATTATTTTGGCTATCTTTGTAATTGCCGGCGGATTTTCGGAAGTCAATTCGACTGTTGCTATCCCTGCTGAAAATTGGTTTTCCAATGGCATGATCGGTTTCTGGAGCTCCTTAATCTATGCGCTCTACGCATTTGGCGGAATCGAAGTGATTGGATTGATGACAATCCGCTTAAAGAAGCAAGAAGATGCTCCAAAAACAGGACAAGTGATGCTTGGTATTCTTGCTGTTCTTTATCCGCTATCACTTTTACTTGCTGTCTGGCTCCTTCCCGTCAGCCAATTTCGAATAGATGAAAGTCCGTTTGTTACCGTATTATCAGCGTACGTATGGAGTATTTTCCCTACACTTTTTAATGGAGCAATCATAATAGCAGGCTTCTCGACACTGACAGCTGCTTTATTCGGTGTGGTTACATTGCTCGTAACAATGGCAGAGGATAGCGATGCGCCACGCCTATTCGCAAAAAAGGCAAAAGCATTTAAACAGTTGCCGCTTCCTTCTCTATTACTTGCTACTGTCGGTCTTGTTGCATCCGTGATTACTGCACTCCTGCTTCCCGATCGTATTTACGAGTATATAACCACCGCTGCCGGCATCATGCTATTAGGAAATTGGACATTTATTATTCTGTCTGCCTGGCGTCTGTTACCGAAGACAAACATAACCAAAAAGGGCATCTATTTTGTTGGCCTTCTATTCATATGTTTAGCAGTTACAGGTACATTACTTGATCAATCAATACGACCTGGATTTTGGATCTGCCTCTTGTTCAGTGCCCTGATCGTAATCACGACTGTCTTTATCCAAAAAAAATGGAATAAACAAGAAAATCGGGCATAA
- a CDS encoding cupin domain-containing protein, with product MFYRERWEKHVRSTTSLQFKFDVNNSPFFVQDNQNYINIVGQKQLNSLKNVSLLDIFLSNQHIVEPHYHQNASELVYCISGSALIAILNPDTKQFLQFQITPGQVVSIPQGWWHYEIAMTDHTHLLAIFDAPNPEVILGSDLLRLTPSDVMAYTYGLNQQLWQQAVAPIQSSTYIGPVQHRY from the coding sequence ATATTTTATAGGGAAAGGTGGGAAAAACATGTACGATCAACAACAAGCTTACAATTTAAGTTTGATGTCAATAACAGCCCCTTCTTCGTCCAGGACAATCAAAACTATATTAACATCGTCGGTCAGAAGCAGCTGAACAGTTTGAAAAATGTTTCCTTACTAGATATCTTCTTAAGCAATCAGCATATTGTCGAACCGCATTACCATCAAAATGCATCAGAGCTGGTCTATTGCATCAGTGGATCTGCACTGATAGCCATATTGAATCCAGATACAAAACAGTTTCTGCAATTCCAAATTACTCCCGGTCAGGTGGTCAGTATCCCTCAAGGCTGGTGGCATTACGAAATAGCAATGACAGATCACACACATTTATTAGCAATCTTCGATGCACCAAATCCAGAGGTTATTCTCGGATCAGACTTGTTACGCTTGACCCCTTCAGATGTGATGGCGTACACGTATGGTTTGAACCAGCAATTGTGGCAGCAAGCTGTTGCGCCAATTCAGTCGTCAACTTATATTGGACCTGTGCAACATCGGTATTAG
- a CDS encoding DoxX family protein translates to MKMFFRFIYSFFLFVAGVLHFVRERGFRRIVPKVLPFRRAIVLVTGVFEMTFAVLLWVKKGQQIISKLLALFMVAVFPANVYMAVKKISFRPGEQANPWILWLRLPLQIPFIIGALTLGRKEK, encoded by the coding sequence ATGAAAATGTTTTTTCGTTTTATCTATTCGTTCTTCCTGTTTGTAGCGGGTGTCTTGCATTTTGTTCGTGAGCGTGGCTTCCGCAGGATTGTTCCAAAAGTACTCCCTTTTCGGCGAGCAATTGTTTTAGTTACAGGGGTTTTTGAAATGACCTTTGCTGTCTTGCTCTGGGTGAAAAAGGGACAACAAATCATAAGCAAACTGTTAGCCTTGTTTATGGTGGCTGTCTTTCCAGCGAATGTGTACATGGCGGTAAAGAAAATATCATTCAGACCAGGGGAACAAGCCAATCCTTGGATCTTATGGTTGCGACTGCCGCTGCAAATTCCGTTTATTATTGGAGCGTTAACGTTGGGGAGGAAAGAAAAGTGA
- a CDS encoding sodium:solute symporter family protein has protein sequence MSVEVITIILVLITFAIYTGIGWWSRVKDTSNFYVAGQGVPTIANGAAIAADWMSAASFISMAGLVAFLGYDGTIYLMGWTGGYVLLALLLAPYLRKFGKFTVPDFIGDRFYSNGARAVAAVATIFISLTYISGQMRGVGIVFSRYLQVDIVIGVLIGMAIVGFFALLGGMKGVTWTQAIQYFVIIIAFLIPAFAISFQLTGNPIPQLALTSSDIVERLGEIQIDLGMTEYMAPFTDLSILNVFMITLALMAGTAGLPHVIVRFYTVKSVRAARWSAVWAIIFIGLLYLTAPAVGAFAKYNLIDTIADKPLEEVQNIDWVNKWEATGLLQLDDLNGDGTVNFTGGEDNEVVIDGDIIVLSTPEVANLSPFIIALVAAGGLAAALSTASGLLITMTSAVSHDIYYRIFNKKASESQRLLVGRITLLAALAVAAYVGINPPGFAGEVVALAFGLGAASLFPVILLGIFDKRMNKEGAVAGIITGLSFTLIMIGAILSPSIFGTEEPILNSFFGINAQGVGVVGMVLNFIVSFIVSRMTPEPPKEIQKLIENVRAPELDE, from the coding sequence ATGAGTGTTGAAGTCATTACCATTATTCTTGTACTAATCACATTTGCCATTTATACGGGGATTGGCTGGTGGTCAAGGGTTAAGGATACTTCCAACTTCTATGTTGCAGGACAAGGTGTTCCGACAATAGCAAACGGTGCTGCGATTGCAGCAGACTGGATGTCAGCGGCCTCTTTTATTTCGATGGCAGGACTTGTCGCATTCCTAGGGTATGACGGTACGATCTACTTAATGGGCTGGACTGGCGGCTATGTGCTTTTAGCGTTATTACTTGCCCCTTATTTACGTAAGTTCGGTAAGTTTACGGTGCCAGACTTTATTGGTGATCGTTTCTATTCCAATGGTGCTCGTGCTGTTGCTGCAGTTGCAACGATATTTATATCACTGACGTATATTTCAGGTCAGATGCGCGGTGTCGGGATTGTGTTCAGTCGTTATTTACAAGTAGATATCGTTATCGGTGTTTTAATTGGGATGGCTATTGTTGGTTTTTTTGCATTACTAGGTGGGATGAAAGGGGTCACCTGGACACAGGCGATTCAATATTTTGTCATTATTATCGCTTTTTTAATCCCGGCGTTTGCCATTTCTTTTCAGTTAACAGGTAATCCGATTCCACAGTTAGCTCTAACAAGCAGTGATATTGTTGAGCGTCTGGGAGAGATACAAATTGATCTCGGTATGACAGAATATATGGCACCATTTACCGATCTGTCGATTCTTAACGTATTTATGATTACATTAGCATTGATGGCTGGGACTGCCGGTCTTCCGCACGTAATCGTTCGCTTCTACACGGTGAAAAGTGTACGTGCTGCACGTTGGTCAGCGGTCTGGGCAATCATTTTTATCGGACTACTCTATTTAACGGCTCCTGCTGTTGGTGCGTTTGCTAAGTACAATTTAATTGATACGATTGCAGACAAACCACTAGAAGAAGTGCAGAATATTGATTGGGTAAATAAATGGGAGGCAACAGGGTTATTGCAATTAGACGACCTGAACGGCGATGGAACAGTCAATTTTACTGGTGGAGAAGATAATGAAGTAGTTATTGATGGGGATATTATTGTGTTGTCCACTCCTGAAGTGGCGAATTTATCACCTTTCATCATTGCACTGGTTGCGGCCGGTGGATTAGCGGCAGCCTTATCGACGGCATCTGGTTTGTTAATTACGATGACGAGTGCGGTCTCACATGATATCTATTACCGGATTTTTAATAAAAAAGCCTCTGAATCTCAAAGGTTGCTGGTGGGTCGTATTACGCTGCTTGCTGCATTGGCTGTAGCCGCATATGTCGGTATTAATCCACCAGGCTTTGCCGGTGAAGTGGTGGCACTTGCATTTGGTTTAGGGGCGGCCAGTTTGTTCCCTGTTATTCTCTTGGGTATTTTTGATAAGCGAATGAATAAAGAAGGTGCGGTCGCTGGTATTATCACTGGTTTAAGTTTTACGCTGATCATGATTGGTGCTATTCTTTCTCCATCTATTTTTGGAACAGAGGAACCAATTCTAAATAGCTTCTTTGGTATTAATGCTCAAGGTGTTGGGGTAGTGGGGATGGTGCTCAACTTTATCGTCAGTTTCATCGTATCCCGTATGACGCCAGAACCTCCTAAAGAAATACAGAAATTGATAGAAAATGTTCGTGCGCCTGAGTTAGATGAATAA
- a CDS encoding DUF4212 domain-containing protein, producing MSQTLTEKQKWYWKKNIKLIIILLIVWFLVGLGAGVLFAEPLSKIQFLNVSLSFWFAHQGAILAFIILILTYAIRMDKLDKQYKEMLEEEKS from the coding sequence ATGAGTCAAACACTCACTGAGAAGCAGAAATGGTATTGGAAGAAAAATATCAAACTGATCATTATCTTACTAATTGTCTGGTTCCTGGTTGGACTAGGTGCAGGGGTATTATTTGCTGAACCGCTCTCTAAGATCCAATTTTTAAATGTATCGCTGTCGTTCTGGTTTGCTCATCAAGGGGCAATACTGGCATTTATCATTCTGATTCTAACGTATGCGATTCGAATGGATAAGCTTGATAAACAGTATAAAGAAATGCTGGAAGAGGAAAAAAGCTAG
- a CDS encoding ABC transporter ATP-binding protein → MNILQIDNLSKVYGKGETAVKALDDVSFSVKKGEFVVIIGPSGSGKSTLLHLLGGVDRPTSGNVLVDNTDIYKLNETQLAIFRRRQIGLIYQFYNLIPILSVEENITLPLLLDQQKVDPKQFNDIVSILGLGNRLSHLPNQLSGGQQQRVSIGRALIGNPAIMLADEPTGNLDSKNSDEIMELLKMFNKTFNQTLIVITHDERIALQADRVISIADGRIAKDEVIRP, encoded by the coding sequence ATGAATATTTTACAAATAGACAATTTATCTAAAGTGTATGGGAAAGGAGAAACTGCAGTGAAGGCATTGGATGATGTGTCGTTCTCAGTGAAAAAGGGAGAATTCGTCGTGATCATCGGGCCTTCGGGGTCGGGAAAATCAACCTTACTTCATTTGCTGGGTGGTGTTGATCGTCCAACAAGTGGGAATGTTCTTGTTGATAATACAGATATATACAAGTTGAATGAAACACAGTTAGCCATTTTTCGAAGAAGACAAATTGGCTTAATCTATCAGTTTTATAACCTGATTCCTATTTTGTCAGTTGAAGAAAATATCACATTGCCTTTACTTTTGGATCAACAGAAGGTCGATCCAAAACAATTTAACGATATTGTCTCTATACTAGGTTTGGGTAATCGCTTGTCACATTTGCCAAATCAGCTATCGGGCGGTCAACAGCAGCGGGTATCGATTGGTAGGGCATTGATAGGCAACCCTGCGATTATGCTTGCAGATGAGCCTACTGGTAACTTAGATAGTAAGAATAGTGATGAGATCATGGAACTGCTGAAAATGTTTAACAAAACATTTAATCAGACATTAATTGTGATTACTCATGATGAGCGTATTGCGTTACAAGCAGATCGGGTGATTTCGATAGCAGATGGAAGAATTGCCAAGGATGAGGTGATTCGTCCATGA
- a CDS encoding sensor histidine kinase, with the protein MLRNREIQRFVLTQTIICLSSTVLMAIFVSLQAALFLLIVTALVFIVSLYFTKERYREIEKLSSYLRKISSGDYKLDIRDNHEGELSILKNDIYKVTLMLSEQSSYLQQEKIRLTDAISDISHQLKTPLTSMMVMADLLSDPNLNEAKREEFTRNIRVQLERIEWLVSSLLKLSKIDAGTVLFKKDTIYVQELVKKASESVLIPMDIKQQTLKISGDEAVTFAGDFNWTAEALINILKNCVENTDEGGDISISISENALFTEIIIDDTGKGIPKADLPYIFKRFYKGKNAGEDSIGIGLALSYSIITNQQGDIEVKSEIDKGTTFQIKFYKQVI; encoded by the coding sequence ATGCTTCGCAACCGGGAAATCCAACGATTTGTCTTGACTCAAACCATTATCTGTCTTAGTTCAACGGTTCTGATGGCTATTTTTGTGTCACTCCAGGCAGCATTATTTTTATTGATTGTAACGGCATTAGTATTTATCGTTTCTTTGTATTTTACCAAAGAGCGGTATCGTGAAATTGAAAAGCTTTCTAGTTATTTGCGAAAAATATCAAGTGGAGATTATAAACTTGATATCCGTGATAACCATGAGGGAGAGTTAAGTATTTTGAAAAATGATATTTATAAAGTTACCTTAATGCTATCGGAACAAAGCTCTTATTTACAACAAGAGAAAATCAGGTTAACAGATGCCATCTCAGACATATCACATCAGTTAAAAACACCACTAACTTCCATGATGGTAATGGCTGATTTACTAAGCGATCCAAACCTCAATGAAGCAAAACGGGAAGAATTCACCCGAAATATACGTGTTCAATTGGAAAGAATAGAGTGGCTTGTTTCATCTTTATTAAAACTTTCAAAAATAGATGCAGGAACAGTTTTGTTTAAAAAAGATACGATTTATGTTCAGGAATTGGTGAAAAAGGCATCAGAGTCTGTATTAATCCCAATGGATATCAAACAGCAAACTTTGAAAATAAGTGGAGATGAAGCTGTTACTTTTGCTGGTGATTTTAATTGGACTGCAGAAGCATTGATTAACATATTGAAAAATTGTGTTGAAAATACCGATGAAGGTGGCGACATTTCAATTTCTATTTCAGAAAACGCCTTATTTACTGAAATAATAATCGATGATACGGGTAAAGGAATCCCGAAAGCAGACCTCCCTTATATTTTTAAACGGTTTTACAAAGGGAAAAATGCTGGAGAGGATAGCATTGGAATCGGCCTTGCCTTATCCTATAGCATTATTACAAATCAGCAAGGTGATATTGAAGTGAAAAGTGAAATTGATAAGGGAACTACCTTCCAAATCAAGTTTTATAAACAGGTCATTTAA
- a CDS encoding response regulator transcription factor: MKILLVEDDKTIASGLEYSLQKDGYETELCYNTESAKTILTEKLDEIDLCLFDLSLPDGSGYQLCEFVKNRSDKPVIFLTALDDEVNVVMGLDMGADDYITKPFRIRELISRIKSVFRRYNKQIQSQPKSVIEIENIRINTLEGKIYKNGEEVQITALEYRLFLIFANHIGQVLTRNQLLERIWDVAGDFVNDNTLTVYIKRLREKLEDNPQRPTIIKTVRGMGYKVGE, encoded by the coding sequence ATGAAAATTTTATTAGTGGAAGATGATAAAACCATTGCATCGGGTCTGGAATACTCTTTGCAAAAGGATGGATATGAGACAGAACTTTGTTATAATACGGAATCAGCAAAAACCATTTTAACCGAAAAATTAGATGAAATTGATTTATGTTTGTTTGATTTATCTCTACCGGATGGAAGTGGCTATCAATTGTGTGAGTTTGTCAAAAATCGGAGTGATAAGCCGGTTATATTCCTGACGGCGCTAGATGATGAAGTGAATGTTGTGATGGGGCTTGATATGGGAGCGGATGATTATATTACGAAGCCGTTTCGTATTCGTGAGCTTATATCACGGATTAAGTCTGTTTTCAGAAGATACAATAAGCAAATACAGTCACAGCCGAAATCGGTTATTGAAATAGAAAACATCCGAATTAATACATTAGAAGGAAAGATCTACAAAAATGGCGAAGAAGTTCAGATTACAGCATTAGAATATCGTCTGTTTTTGATTTTTGCCAATCATATTGGACAAGTGTTAACAAGAAATCAGCTGTTAGAGCGAATCTGGGATGTGGCTGGTGATTTCGTTAATGACAATACACTAACGGTTTATATAAAGCGTTTACGAGAAAAGTTGGAAGATAATCCGCAAAGACCAACGATAATTAAAACTGTGCGTGGCATGGGTTACAAGGTTGGTGAGTAA
- a CDS encoding MupG family TIM beta-alpha barrel fold protein, which translates to MPKPLGLSVYVSTFTSQLPILEKLKETNSYIFTSFHITEELDDDYVTNAKNMCSWLHQYGFHIIADVSPKTLEIFAQPDLLEFAEDMKVSVLRLDYGFDEEEIKRVAKQMPIAFNASTLYPDAPLTFKGHQIYAMHNFYPRPETGLDWKLFATINLAIKQNRSPQVVAFIPGDGILRGPIYEGLPTLERHRGLPPYVAYLDLIKNSSVDQVFIGDVSISDDQLQLIEDYRSTGVIALPVQFASDFEYLYDHVYTIRVDSPSGLMRLQESRSYASQGKPIKAQHCTERNRGSITIDNEAYKRYSGEIQIMREHYPKDERVNVIGKLSEEFVPLVDCVKNGDKIRFVHI; encoded by the coding sequence ATGCCTAAACCGCTAGGGCTTTCTGTATACGTCTCTACTTTTACATCGCAATTACCGATTCTAGAAAAGCTCAAGGAAACCAACAGTTACATTTTTACATCCTTTCATATTACCGAAGAGCTGGATGATGATTATGTAACAAATGCAAAAAATATGTGTAGCTGGCTGCATCAGTATGGCTTTCATATTATTGCGGATGTATCACCAAAAACGTTAGAGATTTTTGCTCAACCTGATCTATTAGAGTTTGCAGAAGATATGAAAGTTTCGGTGCTCCGTCTGGATTACGGTTTTGACGAAGAGGAAATAAAGAGGGTTGCAAAGCAAATGCCAATTGCCTTTAATGCATCCACTTTATATCCAGATGCTCCATTGACATTTAAAGGTCACCAGATATACGCCATGCATAACTTTTATCCAAGACCGGAAACAGGGTTAGATTGGAAGCTTTTTGCAACAATCAATCTAGCAATCAAGCAAAACAGATCTCCACAAGTAGTGGCATTCATTCCAGGGGACGGTATACTTCGTGGTCCGATTTATGAAGGTCTTCCAACCCTTGAGAGACATCGAGGATTACCACCGTATGTTGCTTATTTAGACCTGATCAAGAACAGTTCTGTGGATCAGGTGTTTATCGGTGATGTCAGTATTTCAGATGATCAGCTGCAACTGATTGAAGACTATCGATCAACCGGAGTTATCGCTCTTCCTGTACAGTTTGCATCTGATTTTGAATATTTGTACGATCATGTGTATACCATCCGTGTGGACTCACCCAGCGGTTTAATGCGACTGCAGGAATCGAGGAGCTATGCCTCTCAGGGAAAACCGATAAAAGCACAGCACTGTACGGAAAGAAACAGAGGGAGCATCACAATAGATAATGAAGCGTATAAGCGTTATTCGGGAGAAATACAAATCATGCGTGAACATTATCCAAAAGATGAAAGAGTGAATGTTATTGGAAAGCTCTCAGAAGAGTTTGTCCCGCTTGTCGATTGTGTGAAAAATGGAGATAAAATACGATTTGTCCATATTTAA
- a CDS encoding PTS transporter subunit EIIC, whose product MPHFVDLSQLFGLYDADEPLNSILTTGKGGIIGVILGVFILAKLEKMIRKKVPDVLDLIVTPVVTLLITVAIFVFIIMPVSGIFSDWLVSGLSVIIGSDNTIVSIISGYILSAVFLPMVLLGLHHGLIPIYAIQLDVLGGVSLFPVLAMTGAGQVGASIAIYLICKKVGNQRMKQIIAGALPAGILGIGEPLIYGVTLPLGKPFITAGLGAGFGGAYVMMMHVMANAWGPSGLVAVPLMQADKMIHYVIGILIAYTGGFIITRLFIKKEDVANA is encoded by the coding sequence TTGCCTCATTTTGTAGATCTTTCCCAATTGTTCGGACTTTATGATGCGGATGAACCGTTGAATTCGATCTTAACCACAGGGAAAGGTGGGATTATCGGTGTCATTCTGGGAGTTTTTATATTAGCTAAATTAGAAAAAATGATCCGTAAGAAAGTGCCTGATGTATTAGATTTAATTGTTACCCCTGTAGTGACACTGCTTATCACAGTAGCCATCTTTGTCTTCATTATTATGCCTGTATCTGGGATATTCTCTGATTGGCTGGTTAGTGGACTGAGTGTCATCATTGGTTCTGATAACACAATCGTTAGTATTATTTCAGGTTATATTCTGTCTGCTGTATTCTTACCAATGGTCTTACTAGGACTGCATCACGGCTTAATTCCCATTTACGCGATTCAATTAGACGTACTTGGGGGTGTTTCACTCTTCCCAGTACTGGCGATGACAGGTGCAGGACAGGTCGGTGCATCTATCGCTATTTATTTAATTTGTAAAAAAGTAGGGAACCAGCGAATGAAGCAAATTATAGCGGGTGCGTTACCAGCTGGAATTCTTGGTATTGGGGAGCCTTTGATTTACGGTGTTACTTTACCACTAGGGAAACCATTTATTACCGCGGGCTTGGGAGCTGGCTTTGGTGGAGCATACGTGATGATGATGCATGTCATGGCGAATGCCTGGGGTCCTTCTGGATTGGTGGCGGTTCCTTTAATGCAAGCAGACAAAATGATTCATTATGTGATCGGTATTTTGATCGCGTATACAGGTGGTTTCATTATTACACGGCTATTTATTAAAAAAGAAGATGTTGCCAATGCCTAA
- a CDS encoding IS110 family transposase gives MHYKQNEKILQLSEQTLIIGVDIAKERHVARAQDYRGIQFGKVLYFDNSLEGFQRFECWRKELAGQHNKSDWIIGMEPTGHYWLPFAYWLMEKQYKVVVVNPAHVKKSKELDDNSPTKNDVKDARVISRLIQDGRYADPHLPEAIYADLREGMNMYEQLMKDLQAVQGRVHQWLDRYYPEYTKVFANWEGKASIQLLKLGLFPEEVAKMDEERLLLEMRKEVKRGIGLKKIRHLKEVSSESVGIKEGRRMARVKIHTLMDQYALLHQKINEVLDMVKELIRPIPGVKEMTDINGIGEITVASFCRSFPIVRTL, from the coding sequence ATGCATTATAAACAAAATGAAAAGATATTACAACTGTCTGAACAAACTTTGATTATTGGAGTGGATATAGCCAAAGAAAGGCATGTTGCTCGCGCTCAAGATTACCGAGGCATACAATTTGGAAAAGTGCTGTATTTTGACAATAGTTTGGAAGGCTTCCAACGATTTGAGTGTTGGAGAAAAGAGTTAGCGGGGCAGCACAATAAAAGTGATTGGATCATCGGTATGGAGCCTACCGGCCACTATTGGCTGCCATTCGCCTATTGGTTAATGGAAAAGCAATATAAAGTTGTAGTTGTTAATCCAGCACATGTGAAGAAGTCAAAAGAGCTGGATGATAATTCACCAACGAAGAATGATGTAAAAGACGCTCGAGTGATTTCGCGCTTGATTCAAGATGGACGCTACGCTGATCCGCACTTACCAGAAGCCATTTATGCAGATCTTCGGGAAGGGATGAATATGTATGAGCAGTTAATGAAAGATCTTCAAGCTGTTCAAGGGCGTGTTCATCAATGGTTGGATCGGTATTATCCAGAATATACGAAAGTCTTTGCGAATTGGGAAGGAAAAGCATCGATTCAACTATTGAAGCTGGGATTATTCCCGGAAGAGGTAGCCAAAATGGATGAAGAACGCCTTCTACTAGAAATGCGCAAAGAAGTGAAACGAGGAATTGGATTAAAAAAGATCCGCCATCTAAAAGAAGTATCAAGTGAATCTGTGGGGATCAAAGAAGGAAGAAGGATGGCGAGGGTGAAAATCCACACCTTGATGGATCAATATGCCCTCCTCCATCAAAAGATAAATGAAGTGTTGGACATGGTAAAAGAATTAATTAGACCGATTCCTGGTGTGAAAGAAATGACAGATATAAACGGAATAGGCGAAATAACGGTTGCCTCATTTTGTAGATCTTTCCCAATTGTTCGGACTTTATGA
- the bcd gene encoding Leu/Phe/Val dehydrogenase translates to MEFFNYMEQYDYEQLIFCQEKQSGLKAIIAIHDTTLGPALGGTRMWTYNSEEEAIEDALRLSRGMTYKNAVAGLNLGGGKTVIIGDPHKDKNEEMFRAFGRYIQGLDGRYITAEDVGTTVADMDLIHEETDYVTGISPAFGSSGNPSPVTAYGVYRGMKAAAKEAFGTDCLEGKVVAVQGVGNVAYNLCKYLHEEGAQLIVTDINKDAVNRAVKDFNAKAVEPDDIYGVECDIYAPCALGATINDQTIPKLKAKVIAGAANNQLKDNRHGDFIHEMGIVYAPDYVINAGGVINVADELSGYNRERALKKVESIYDNISQVIDIAKRDNIPTYKAADRLAEERIERMRISRSQFLQKGHHILSRR, encoded by the coding sequence ATGGAATTTTTTAACTACATGGAACAGTATGACTACGAACAATTGATATTCTGTCAGGAAAAACAATCTGGTTTAAAAGCAATTATTGCTATCCACGATACAACCTTAGGACCTGCATTAGGTGGGACGCGTATGTGGACATACAATTCAGAGGAAGAAGCAATTGAGGATGCGCTTCGTTTATCACGTGGCATGACGTATAAAAACGCTGTAGCAGGATTAAACCTTGGTGGAGGAAAAACTGTAATTATAGGTGACCCACATAAAGATAAAAATGAGGAAATGTTCCGTGCATTTGGTCGTTACATTCAAGGATTGGATGGACGATACATTACGGCAGAGGACGTTGGAACGACTGTTGCTGATATGGATCTAATCCACGAAGAAACAGATTATGTCACAGGAATATCGCCTGCATTTGGTTCTTCAGGGAATCCTTCTCCAGTAACTGCTTATGGTGTATATCGTGGAATGAAAGCTGCGGCGAAGGAAGCGTTTGGTACGGATTGTCTTGAAGGAAAGGTTGTTGCTGTGCAAGGAGTGGGGAATGTTGCATATAACCTGTGTAAATACCTTCATGAAGAAGGAGCTCAGCTAATTGTAACAGATATCAACAAAGACGCTGTTAATCGGGCGGTTAAAGATTTTAATGCTAAAGCGGTCGAACCAGATGATATATATGGAGTAGAGTGTGATATTTATGCACCATGTGCACTAGGGGCAACGATAAACGATCAAACCATTCCAAAACTAAAGGCAAAAGTAATTGCAGGTGCAGCAAATAACCAATTAAAAGATAATCGACATGGAGACTTTATTCATGAAATGGGCATTGTTTATGCGCCTGATTATGTAATTAATGCAGGTGGAGTTATTAATGTGGCCGATGAACTTTCTGGATACAACAGAGAAAGAGCATTGAAGAAGGTAGAATCGATTTATGATAATATCTCACAAGTTATTGACATTGCAAAGCGTGACAATATCCCAACATATAAAGCAGCAGATCGCTTAGCAGAGGAAAGAATTGAGCGCATGAGAATTTCCAGGAGTCAATTTTTGCAAAAAGGACATCATATTTTAAGCCGTAGATAA